One window of the Candidatus Hydrogenedentota bacterium genome contains the following:
- a CDS encoding alkaline ceramidase: MKIRLTIAVLLLAMTFLTSCATAPAPGASLRVGASSGVITPPTGTLLAGYDLNRRSTGVHDDLFAKAVVFDDGKTPVALVTLDCIGLMYPDVQALRQEASSRCTALAIPPERIIVSSIHTHCGPDTIGIWGPSEGETGRDETYIKSLIATAAEQVARAAKSRVPAHLVRAEAPTPEWVVNDSEPGDTEKTFPILQCLDASGASIVTLTNLACHPTVLDGDTTDVSADWVGAFYAKMASQLSGEHVFVQGAIGGWIQPVTPERTFALAQRYGEDAASRTLAALKNAAKLQGGPIRFASLPIDMPIENPVYEQMAAAKLTPRLMDKTTKTEVAWFALGDAEFATHPGESAPCFARASRDLMRGESKFIIGLGLDELGYICKTDYFDQPDKYPSGKYLVSMSPGRSAGEILQRALEQLIPQEKSKKHLAYLAY, from the coding sequence ATGAAGATTAGACTCACCATCGCGGTTCTGCTTCTGGCAATGACTTTCCTGACGTCGTGCGCCACCGCGCCCGCGCCAGGAGCTTCACTTCGAGTGGGAGCGTCATCGGGCGTAATCACACCGCCAACAGGCACGCTGCTTGCCGGCTACGATCTCAATCGCCGCTCCACAGGGGTGCACGACGACCTCTTTGCAAAAGCCGTAGTCTTTGATGACGGAAAGACACCTGTCGCGTTGGTTACGCTCGACTGCATTGGCCTGATGTATCCCGATGTTCAAGCCTTGCGCCAGGAAGCGTCGTCGCGCTGCACAGCTCTCGCCATTCCGCCCGAACGGATCATCGTGTCCTCGATTCACACGCATTGCGGCCCCGATACCATCGGCATATGGGGACCCAGCGAGGGAGAGACCGGCCGCGACGAAACGTACATTAAGTCGCTGATCGCGACGGCTGCCGAACAAGTTGCCCGCGCCGCGAAAAGCCGTGTACCTGCGCATCTCGTGCGCGCAGAGGCCCCCACGCCGGAGTGGGTGGTGAATGACTCGGAACCTGGCGATACCGAGAAGACGTTTCCGATTCTTCAATGCTTGGACGCCTCGGGCGCTTCCATTGTTACGCTCACCAATCTCGCTTGTCATCCGACGGTGCTGGACGGTGACACGACGGATGTATCCGCGGACTGGGTAGGTGCTTTCTACGCGAAGATGGCCTCCCAACTTTCCGGTGAGCACGTATTCGTCCAAGGCGCGATAGGCGGCTGGATACAACCCGTCACGCCGGAGCGAACCTTTGCCTTGGCACAACGGTATGGAGAAGATGCCGCCTCGCGCACACTTGCAGCACTCAAGAACGCGGCGAAGCTACAAGGGGGCCCCATCCGCTTCGCGTCGCTCCCCATTGATATGCCGATAGAGAACCCGGTCTATGAACAAATGGCGGCAGCCAAGTTGACACCAAGACTCATGGACAAGACCACAAAAACAGAAGTGGCCTGGTTCGCGCTTGGCGACGCCGAATTCGCGACACATCCCGGCGAAAGCGCTCCCTGTTTCGCACGGGCGTCGCGTGATTTGATGCGCGGAGAATCGAAGTTCATCATCGGCCTGGGCCTGGACGAGTTGGGCTATATCTGCAAAACCGATTATTTCGACCAGCCGGATAAGTACCCCAGCGGAAAGTACTTGGTGAGCATGTCGCCAGGGCGGTCTGCGGGCGAAATCCTTCAAAGAGCCCTGGAGCAACTGATTCCCCAGGAAAAATCGAAAAAACATCTTGCGTACTTAGCTTACTAG